Within the Thiohalobacter sp. genome, the region GTCGGGGCGCATGCGCTGGGCCATGTCCAGGGGATGCGCCATGGGCGTGACGCCCTCGGTATCGACCGCATCCAGCTGCTCGACGAAGGCCAGGATGGCGGACAGGTTGCGGGCGTATTCGGGCACGTCGGCAGGGCCGATGGCCAGCCGCGCCAGGTGGGCGATCTTCTCGACTTCGGAAGGCTCCAGGGCCATGGGGAATTCCTCGGGGACGGGCTTCGCAAAGCGGGAAAATTAACACATCCGTCGCCTTGCC harbors:
- the gatC gene encoding Asp-tRNA(Asn)/Glu-tRNA(Gln) amidotransferase subunit GatC, which gives rise to MALEPSEVEKIAHLARLAIGPADVPEYARNLSAILAFVEQLDAVDTEGVTPMAHPLDMAQRMRPDEVTETDQRERFQAIAPAVESGLYLVPKVIE